The following are encoded together in the Methylorubrum sp. B1-46 genome:
- a CDS encoding GNAT family N-acetyltransferase encodes MTTPATANASEPVLQVRAVPGMARFDAAEWDALATSPETLGAGDETFNPFTSHAFLSALEEAGCVSRRTGWLPLHVRVEREGRLVGAAPCYLKSHSQGEYVFDHGWADAYERAGGSYYPKLQVSVPFTPVTGPRFLVAPGEDPDTAAAALVAGLRALRAETEASSIHLTFLREREAVQAEALGMMPRMDQQFHWLNEGYGGFEDFLGALASRKRKAIRRERRDALSRGITVEHRTGADITEADWDAFYEFYQDTGARKWGRPYLNRTFFSLIGERMADRILLVIARNAGRPIAGAINFIGDTALYGRNWGCIEDHPFLHFEVCYYQAIDFAIARGLKRVEAGAQGEHKLARGYRPVPMYSAHDIADPALARAVGDYLQRERRHVRAAMAEYEAMSPFRRTCEDASE; translated from the coding sequence ATGACCACCCCCGCGACGGCGAACGCTTCCGAGCCCGTCCTGCAGGTGCGCGCCGTGCCGGGCATGGCCCGCTTCGACGCGGCCGAGTGGGACGCGCTCGCCACCTCCCCCGAGACGCTGGGCGCCGGCGACGAGACCTTCAACCCGTTCACCTCCCACGCCTTCCTCTCGGCGCTGGAAGAGGCGGGCTGCGTCTCCCGCCGCACCGGCTGGCTGCCTCTGCATGTCCGCGTCGAGCGCGAGGGCCGGCTCGTCGGCGCCGCGCCCTGCTACCTCAAATCCCACAGCCAGGGCGAATACGTGTTCGACCATGGCTGGGCCGATGCCTACGAGCGGGCCGGAGGCAGCTACTACCCGAAGCTCCAAGTGAGCGTGCCGTTCACGCCAGTGACCGGCCCCCGCTTCCTCGTCGCGCCCGGCGAGGATCCCGACACGGCGGCTGCGGCCCTCGTCGCGGGCCTGCGTGCCCTGCGGGCCGAGACCGAGGCCTCCTCGATTCACCTCACCTTCCTGCGCGAGCGAGAGGCCGTGCAGGCGGAGGCGCTCGGGATGATGCCGCGCATGGACCAGCAGTTCCACTGGCTGAACGAGGGCTATGGCGGCTTCGAGGATTTTCTCGGGGCGCTCGCCTCGCGCAAGCGCAAGGCGATCCGGCGCGAGCGGCGGGACGCCCTGAGCCGGGGGATCACGGTCGAGCACAGGACCGGCGCCGACATCACGGAGGCCGACTGGGACGCCTTCTACGAGTTCTACCAGGATACCGGCGCCCGCAAATGGGGCCGGCCCTACCTCAACCGGACGTTCTTCTCGCTGATCGGCGAGCGGATGGCGGATCGCATCCTGCTGGTGATCGCCCGGAATGCCGGCCGGCCGATCGCCGGGGCCATCAACTTCATCGGCGACACGGCGCTGTACGGCCGAAACTGGGGTTGCATCGAGGATCACCCCTTCCTGCATTTCGAGGTCTGCTATTATCAGGCCATCGACTTCGCGATTGCCCGCGGGCTGAAGCGGGTCGAGGCCGGCGCCCAGGGTGAGCACAAGCTCGCCCGCGGCTACCGCCCGGTGCCGATGTACTCGGCCCACGACATCGCCGATCCGGCACTGGCCCGTGCCGTCGGCGATTATCTGCAGCGGGAGCGCCGCCACGTGCGCGCGGCGATGGCCGAGTACGAGGCGATGTCGCCCTTCCGCCGGACCTGTGAGGACGCAAGCGAATGA
- a CDS encoding TlyA family RNA methyltransferase encodes MTGERRRADLFLVENGHFRSRAQARAAIEAGLVRADGCLVARPSDPIGAGARIEATAPHPYVSRGGLKLAAALDAFGLDPTGLPCLDVGASTGGFTDVLLRRGAAHVHAVDVGRDQLDARLRADPRVTSLEATDIRGLVPGAIQPAPRLATIDVSFIGLRLVLPAVTEQLADEAAIAALIKPQFEAGRERVGRGGLVRDPQIHAEVCEGVRAVLVGLGFTVAGPIPSPIEGGDGNREFLVAARRSSHDG; translated from the coding sequence ATGACGGGTGAGCGGCGGCGGGCCGACCTTTTCCTGGTCGAGAACGGGCATTTCCGCAGCCGGGCGCAGGCGCGGGCGGCGATCGAAGCCGGCCTCGTCCGCGCCGACGGCTGCCTCGTCGCGCGTCCCTCCGACCCCATTGGCGCAGGCGCGCGGATCGAGGCGACGGCTCCCCACCCTTACGTCTCCCGCGGCGGCCTGAAGCTCGCGGCGGCGCTCGATGCCTTCGGCCTCGACCCCACCGGCCTGCCCTGCCTCGATGTCGGTGCCTCGACCGGGGGCTTCACCGACGTGCTACTGCGCCGCGGTGCCGCCCATGTCCACGCCGTCGATGTCGGCCGCGACCAACTCGACGCGCGCTTGCGCGCCGACCCGCGGGTGACGAGCCTGGAGGCTACCGATATCCGTGGGCTCGTCCCCGGCGCGATCCAGCCCGCGCCGCGTCTGGCCACCATCGACGTCAGCTTCATCGGCCTGCGGCTGGTTCTGCCGGCGGTTACCGAGCAGCTTGCCGATGAGGCGGCCATCGCCGCGCTGATCAAGCCGCAATTCGAGGCCGGCCGCGAGCGCGTCGGCCGCGGCGGCCTCGTGCGCGATCCGCAAATCCATGCCGAGGTCTGCGAAGGCGTGCGCGCCGTGCTCGTCGGCCTCGGTTTCACCGTCGCCGGGCCGATCCCCTCCCCGATCGAGGGCGGCGACGGCAACCGCGAGTTCCTGGTCGCCGCGAGGCGTTCCTCCCATGATGGATGA
- a CDS encoding M20 aminoacylase family protein has translation MTVIDRIRTYADELTALRRDLHAHPEIGFEEVRTSGIVAEHLERFGIEVHRGLGKTGVVGVLQGRPGSRRIGLRADMDALPITEETNLPYRSTVPGKMHACGHDGHTTMLIGAARYLAETRDFDGTAVFVFQPAEEGLGGARAMIADGLFEKFPVDEIYAIHNAPHGPHGVLQVKPGPIMAAADFFDIRITGRGAHAAMPHQGIDPIVVATGLAQAMQSIVSRNSNPLKSAVVSITQIHAGAAYNVIPEGAHLAGTVRTFDPDLRKLIARRIRELAAGFATAYGATIEVDLRDVFSVLDNHPEQAAAAAEIATELFGPDKVEANTVPRMGSEDFADMVAAVPGAYAWLGATPGAGLHNASFDFDDSLIPLGAAYLARMVERRTAA, from the coding sequence ATGACTGTCATCGACCGCATCCGCACCTATGCCGACGAGCTGACCGCCCTGCGGCGCGATCTCCACGCCCATCCCGAGATCGGCTTCGAGGAGGTCCGCACCTCCGGCATCGTCGCCGAGCACCTCGAAAGGTTCGGCATCGAGGTCCACCGGGGCCTCGGCAAGACCGGCGTCGTCGGCGTGCTGCAGGGCCGGCCGGGCTCGCGCCGGATCGGGTTGCGCGCCGACATGGACGCCCTGCCGATCACCGAGGAGACCAACCTCCCCTACCGCTCCACCGTGCCGGGGAAGATGCATGCCTGCGGGCATGACGGGCACACCACCATGCTGATCGGCGCCGCCCGCTACCTTGCCGAGACGCGGGATTTCGACGGCACCGCCGTGTTCGTGTTCCAGCCGGCGGAGGAGGGTCTGGGCGGCGCCCGCGCCATGATCGCCGACGGCCTGTTCGAGAAGTTTCCGGTCGATGAGATCTACGCGATCCACAACGCGCCGCACGGGCCGCACGGCGTGCTGCAGGTGAAGCCCGGCCCGATCATGGCGGCGGCCGACTTCTTCGACATCCGCATCACCGGCCGCGGCGCGCACGCGGCGATGCCGCATCAGGGTATCGACCCGATCGTGGTTGCCACGGGGCTGGCACAGGCGATGCAGTCGATCGTCAGCCGCAACAGCAACCCGCTGAAATCGGCGGTGGTCTCGATCACCCAGATCCATGCGGGCGCGGCCTACAACGTCATCCCCGAGGGCGCGCATCTCGCCGGCACCGTGCGCACCTTCGACCCGGATCTGCGCAAGCTGATTGCGCGCCGCATCCGAGAGCTGGCGGCGGGCTTCGCCACGGCCTACGGCGCCACTATCGAGGTGGACCTGCGCGACGTCTTCTCGGTCCTCGACAACCATCCCGAACAGGCCGCCGCGGCGGCCGAAATCGCCACCGAGCTGTTCGGCCCCGACAAGGTCGAGGCCAACACCGTGCCGCGCATGGGCAGCGAGGATTTCGCCGACATGGTCGCAGCGGTGCCCGGCGCCTATGCCTGGCTCGGTGCCACGCCGGGGGCCGGCCTGCACAATGCGAGCTTCGACTTCGACGACAGCCTGATCCCCCTCGGTGCGGCCTACCTCGCGCGGATGGTGGAGCGGCGCACGGCGGCGTAA
- a CDS encoding class I SAM-dependent RNA methyltransferase, which translates to MMDDMSDVTEESRPEETLTIARLGARGDGISEDGLPVPGALPGERVRVRRGDRVGTLVAVEEASPERIAPFCPYFAACGGCAVQHLAPTLYAEWKRGIVAGALAQARIETDLRPLVDARGTGRRRITLHVREIEGRAEAGLMAARSHALVPIDHCPITVPGLHRAPAVAQALAAPLGHGRKPLDVAATATVTGLDIDIRGHGKVSEGVRGVLTRLAGELDLARLSIHGDVVVERRPPEVGEGPARRVPPPGGFLQATQAGEAALTALVLEALDEGKAKVRRVADLFCGSGPFALALAAGGREVHAVEGEAASITALTRAYRAGAGFARITPEARDLFRRPLLGPELDVLDAVVFDPPRAGAEAQVRRIAESKVPLVVGVACDPGTFARDAATLIAGGYRLERVTLVDQFAWSAHVELVGVFRKEAKAAGRTLRRPR; encoded by the coding sequence ATGATGGATGACATGTCCGACGTGACCGAAGAGAGCCGCCCCGAAGAAACCCTGACCATCGCCCGGCTCGGCGCCCGCGGCGACGGCATCAGCGAGGACGGGCTCCCCGTGCCCGGCGCCCTGCCCGGCGAGCGGGTGCGGGTGCGCCGGGGCGACCGCGTCGGCACGCTGGTCGCCGTCGAGGAAGCCTCGCCGGAGCGGATCGCGCCGTTCTGCCCCTACTTCGCCGCCTGCGGTGGCTGTGCCGTGCAGCACCTCGCGCCCACCCTCTACGCCGAGTGGAAGCGCGGCATCGTCGCCGGGGCGCTGGCGCAGGCACGCATCGAGACGGACCTGCGGCCGCTCGTCGACGCGCGCGGCACCGGCCGGCGGCGGATCACCCTGCATGTGCGCGAGATCGAGGGCCGGGCCGAGGCCGGGCTGATGGCGGCGCGCAGCCACGCGCTGGTTCCGATCGACCATTGCCCGATCACCGTGCCGGGCCTGCACCGGGCGCCCGCGGTGGCGCAGGCGCTGGCCGCCCCGCTCGGGCACGGCCGCAAGCCGCTCGACGTCGCCGCTACCGCGACCGTCACCGGCCTCGACATCGACATCCGCGGCCACGGGAAGGTGAGCGAGGGCGTGCGCGGCGTCCTCACCCGGCTTGCCGGCGAACTCGACCTCGCCCGGCTCTCGATCCACGGCGACGTGGTGGTGGAGCGCCGTCCGCCGGAAGTCGGCGAGGGCCCGGCCCGGCGCGTGCCCCCGCCCGGCGGCTTCCTCCAGGCGACGCAGGCCGGTGAGGCGGCGCTGACCGCCCTGGTGCTGGAGGCGCTGGACGAGGGGAAAGCCAAGGTGCGCCGCGTCGCCGACCTGTTCTGCGGCAGCGGCCCCTTCGCCCTGGCGCTTGCCGCCGGGGGCCGCGAGGTCCATGCCGTCGAGGGCGAGGCCGCGTCGATCACCGCCCTCACCCGCGCCTACCGCGCCGGGGCTGGCTTCGCCCGGATCACCCCGGAGGCCCGCGACCTGTTCCGCCGCCCCCTGCTCGGGCCTGAACTCGACGTCCTCGATGCGGTGGTGTTCGATCCGCCGCGGGCCGGAGCCGAGGCGCAGGTGCGCCGGATCGCGGAATCGAAGGTGCCCCTCGTCGTCGGCGTCGCCTGCGATCCCGGCACCTTTGCCCGCGACGCCGCGACCCTGATCGCCGGCGGCTACCGGCTGGAGCGGGTCACGCTGGTCGATCAGTTCGCATGGTCGGCCCATGTCGAGCTGGTCGGCGTGTTCCGCAAGGAGGCGAAGGCCGCCGGCCGGACATTGCGGCGCCCGCGCTGA
- a CDS encoding SOS response-associated peptidase, translated as MCGRFFIGQPPEVYRALYGYPEQPNFPGRFNVAPTQPVPVVVREQGERHFRLMRWGLWPGWLKDPSDFPTLFNARIETAAEKPAFRGALRHRRCVFLADGFYEWRRDGEGRTATKTPFAVRRADGAPMALAGLWEPWMGADGSEVDTAAIVTCTANGTLSAIHERMPAILAPESIGAWLDAAVDAPEAARLCRPCPDDWLRLDPVSERVNSVRNDDAALPEPLAARPPAAPARTPAVQGELF; from the coding sequence ATGTGCGGGCGCTTCTTCATCGGCCAGCCGCCGGAGGTCTACCGCGCCCTCTACGGCTACCCGGAACAGCCGAACTTCCCCGGCCGCTTCAACGTGGCCCCGACCCAGCCGGTGCCGGTGGTGGTGCGGGAGCAGGGCGAGCGGCACTTCCGGCTGATGCGCTGGGGCCTGTGGCCGGGCTGGCTCAAGGACCCGTCGGACTTCCCCACCCTGTTCAACGCGCGCATCGAGACGGCCGCCGAGAAGCCGGCCTTCCGCGGGGCGCTGCGCCACCGCCGCTGCGTCTTCCTCGCCGACGGCTTCTACGAGTGGCGCCGCGACGGAGAAGGCAGAACCGCGACGAAGACGCCCTTCGCCGTGCGCCGGGCCGACGGGGCGCCGATGGCGCTCGCCGGCCTGTGGGAGCCCTGGATGGGCGCCGACGGCTCGGAGGTCGATACCGCGGCGATCGTCACCTGCACGGCCAACGGGACCCTCAGCGCGATCCACGAGCGGATGCCGGCGATCCTGGCGCCGGAATCGATCGGCGCGTGGCTCGACGCGGCGGTGGATGCCCCCGAGGCGGCCCGCCTGTGCCGGCCCTGCCCCGACGACTGGCTGCGGCTCGATCCGGTGAGCGAGCGCGTCAACAGCGTGCGCAACGACGATGCCGCGCTTCCCGAGCCGCTGGCCGCGCGCCCGCCCGCGGCCCCGGCGCGGACGCCAGCCGTGCAGGGCGAGCTGTTCTGA
- a CDS encoding DUF563 domain-containing protein yields the protein MQETGPDEAAAHARRIEEGLVLTCDAARLYRDGGFAGEAALLDRLRGRVSRQTEVIGEVFPGFPAHDPEPPRLYGGSAAFRVKQGAALAAPRPVGPPSLLCETRDVRLAGNALFHVADGQPQVLFETFRPQERHVVPGPGPDFLHVDETVAEAGPVLLLNSAGSFNYGHWLIDDLPRLRALKDLRAHRPGEPVTVALVSYFPHIDAARRHSIALCLGRSSGVSIRFLDRDKSYHFARLYHATPCSLPSTGKSPHALRFLTRQVRARTRLPRALFGLRRLAGRGRRLFVDRHPGRGRGLANREAVLGLLRGLGFDAFDPELTSVRQQAVRFSAAEIVVGIAGAGMANTVFCRPGTPVIHLVPEGWEDQFYGEIATACGQGYAAVFGPRIPSDAPEYLRDFAIDPEVLREALTAEGLR from the coding sequence TTGCAAGAGACCGGACCGGACGAGGCAGCGGCCCATGCGCGGCGGATCGAGGAGGGGCTCGTCCTCACCTGCGACGCCGCGCGCCTCTACCGCGACGGGGGCTTTGCCGGCGAGGCCGCCCTGCTCGACCGGCTGCGGGGGCGGGTGAGCCGGCAGACCGAGGTGATCGGCGAGGTCTTTCCCGGCTTTCCCGCGCACGATCCCGAGCCGCCGCGCCTCTACGGCGGCAGCGCCGCTTTCCGCGTCAAGCAGGGCGCCGCGCTCGCCGCCCCGCGCCCGGTGGGGCCGCCCTCGCTCCTGTGCGAGACCCGCGACGTCCGGCTCGCCGGCAACGCCCTGTTCCACGTCGCGGACGGCCAGCCGCAGGTGCTGTTCGAGACCTTCCGACCGCAGGAGCGGCACGTGGTGCCCGGCCCCGGCCCCGATTTCCTGCACGTGGACGAGACCGTCGCCGAGGCCGGTCCCGTCCTCCTCCTCAACTCGGCGGGCTCGTTCAATTACGGCCATTGGCTGATCGACGACTTGCCCCGGCTGCGCGCCCTCAAGGACTTGCGTGCGCACCGGCCAGGTGAGCCGGTCACCGTGGCGCTCGTCTCCTACTTCCCGCATATCGACGCAGCCCGACGGCACTCGATCGCGCTGTGTCTCGGGAGGTCGAGCGGCGTCTCGATCCGCTTCCTCGACCGCGACAAGTCCTATCACTTCGCCCGCCTCTACCACGCCACGCCGTGCAGCCTGCCGAGCACGGGCAAATCCCCGCACGCCCTGCGCTTTCTCACCCGGCAGGTGCGGGCGCGGACGCGCCTGCCGCGCGCGCTGTTCGGGCTCCGGCGGCTGGCCGGGCGGGGCCGGCGCCTGTTCGTCGACCGGCATCCGGGGCGGGGGCGGGGGCTCGCCAACCGCGAGGCGGTGCTCGGCCTGCTGCGCGGCCTCGGCTTCGACGCGTTCGATCCCGAACTCACCAGCGTGCGGCAGCAGGCGGTGCGGTTCTCGGCGGCCGAGATCGTGGTCGGCATCGCCGGGGCGGGCATGGCCAACACGGTGTTCTGCCGGCCCGGCACGCCGGTGATTCACCTCGTGCCGGAGGGCTGGGAGGACCAGTTCTACGGCGAGATCGCCACCGCCTGCGGCCAGGGCTACGCGGCGGTGTTCGGCCCCCGGATCCCGTCGGACGCGCCCGAATACCTTCGCGATTTCGCGATCGACCCGGAGGTCCTGCGCGAAGCCCTCACGGCGGAAGGTCTGCGGTAA